The DNA window GTCAGTAGcaataacaaaactaaaacatcaaCAGCAAAACTCAACTTTTTTATagcttttgttattttgcaaaTTTCTTGTAAGATTTAAATTTATTCACATAACGTATAACATCATTTATGGGTTTGATAATTTCTGTTGACATTTTCAGGCACAACAGTTGGGAGCCAGAGGAAAATATTTTGGACCCGAGGTTATTGGCAGCATTTCACAAAAGGTCTGTTTTATGATTTTCGGTCACATGTTTATCATTAGGTTTGTCGGTATGTCTTTattgtgcctgttttttttcccacattcaTGCATATATTAATAACATGGGTACAAACTtagatcattaaaaaaaaggtgagcAATGTTTTATCTGATCGGTCTAATCAGTCTGAAGATGCACATTTTGCACATCAGTTTTGTTTCACCatttgagatttgttttatctCTTAACTATTTTAGGCTGGACCTCTGCTCAAAAGTTGCTTTTATCATATATCCTTACAGATAAACAACAagttatcatttaaaataaagaactaAAATTAGAAAATCAAACTTTTAAACAATAAAGGAAAGATTTACATTTGTCAAGTCTCAGTGAGAGAACAGGTTGATTGATCTGAAAATGCAGTGAGCTAAGAGAAGCAAAGTAAAAGCTATTataaactattttaaaacacatttcattcaaaTGAAGATTGAATGGtcttcacattaaaaacatggaCAAACTGTAGACAATCAGCGCGATCAATTTGACAAATCTGCTCCGACGTTTGTCACATGGACTTTATTCAGTGTTGACTTAGGAAACAGCCTCCACTCTTTTATTTTACCATCAGTTCTGCATGGTTGATCTTAATGCTGTCCTGTGTCACAATAGAGAACAAGAGCGGGAGCTGCTGTTccagaagaaaggaaagaggcCGAGAGGACGTCCACGGAAGATTCTGGTAAATTCACAGTACCTCAGTTTGCTGATTCTCTCTCCAGATTTAACAATTTCTGAcatattctgactttttttcAGCAGCCCGTACCAACTGCCACCAAAGACAGCCgctcctcgtcctcctcttcctctggcCTTTCATCATccgcctcctcctcttcctctgaggATGAAGATCACAATAAAAAGGCGAAACCCAGCCCTCGAGTCCACCCAGTTCCCCAGAAGAGGCCCCAGATCATGCTGGCCAAACCAGATCCTCCACGCAAAAAGAAGCGTGGGAGGAAGCCGCTTCCCCCCGACCTGAGGGCTTTAAGACAGGCAAAGAGCAGAGCACCTCTCCCCCCACCTCCACGGCACCCACAGCCGCTCAGACCGCTCAGAGACGACCTACGGCCTGGGGTTAAGAAGCCGCTGCAGCCAGCCAGCTTCACCTACACCGGCCTGAGCAGGAGCTCCAGAGATGAAGCCTCTTCCACCAGCTCTTTCTCACAGACAGCCGCCTCCAAACCTGGATCGCTCAGCTGCATTTGGACCAACCGCTCCCTGtccacctcctctctgtcctctggGTCATCCTCCCACGTTAAAGCCAGCCCTTCAGGACAAAGTAAAAACTCTATGTCTGACCTGAAGTGCTCCATCTCAGAATCgggcagcagcagaggaaacgGCTTTAAATTGTCTCCTGTAAAACCAGGCGGAGGTTCGGGGTCGTTGGGTTTGCACAGCAGCTTTGTAGGAGGTCAGACGTCAATCCAACGCACCCCGCTGGGCCAGAGGAGGCAGGAGGGTGTTGGAGGTCAGACCGGGTTAGTTCAACACAAGCAGCAGAACTCGGGCCTTTCCAAACCGTCGTCATCATCCTCGCCCACACCTCGAGACCGAGCCAACCAGGCGCTCAGCCTCCGAGCTCTGAACCTGCAGAGCGTCAGCAAGCCTCCGGTCAGCGGCACCCTTCAGGGAAACAACACGGGCGGCGCTGTAGCGAGGTCAAGCTTAAGGAGCGGCAGCAGTGTTGTTGTTAAAGGAGGAGTCGGGGGTATCACGCGAACTTCAGCTGGAGGACAGCGCTCTGGTCTGGCAGTAGGTGGCATCGCAGAGCATGGGAGGCTAAGAGAGGATAGGGGGAAGGAGACCTTGGCTGAAGGCAGTTCAGGCCGAGGGAACGGCAGTGGGaggcaggaggagagaaaacacGGGCTGAGCTCTCAGAACAGGAGCCTGAACGAACTCAGCACTGGAGACTCGGACGATACCAGCAGCAGCGAATCTGAGCCTGACGCCTCTCTGTATCCCCACAACAGCAGGCCCAGTCTCGGCAACAACGCCACAGAGTCGGACACTGAGACGGATTGGAGGCCGACCCGGAGCCTCTTGGAGCACGTGTTTGTCACAGACGTCACGGCCAACTTCATCACAGTGACGGTGAAGGAGTCGCCAACCAGCGTGGGATTCTTCAACTCCCGAAATCACTGAAGGACGTGTGTGATTGTGCCTCAGTGTGCAGAGCTGAGCTGGACAAAACTGTCTCACAACACTCTTCAACAGCTCTCAGGGTTCCTACACCACTCTGTCATTCCCAGCTCCTTATACACTTGCACAAAAGTTTGGGAAGAATGTTTCAAACAAGGCGATACGTTTTCAATACAGATGTTACAGAAGTGGTCGACGATACAAATTCCCTTTGGTCgagaatttttaaaaacaatgtaggAACCCTGATGTTTAGACCCCATTTACATCTGATACTAAAATACAGTCTGTGTACTGAGAAGGAAAAAATAGGAAATTTGGTTTGTGGTGAAGCTTTTACATTAACATTCGTATTGTAAAAACCTCAACGCTAACATTTCCACTGAAGACAGTCGTGGTTTCTGAGCTAGAAAGCTGGGTGGAGGTTTTTCTGCAGGGCCAGAACCAGGACTTTTACTCTCAAGCTGTGCAGATGAACCGACCAACCATAATGCAGAACTCACACTGGACATAAAAGCAACAGCAGTACCTTAGACCATGTTGACTAAAGGCAGGAATCCAGGTATAGTTAGCGTAAATGtatatgaagacaaaaaaagaactgGATTGTAGCTCACTaactttcaacttgctttctatggctttcgTTTAAAGcgtaaatgtacattcatgctttAACGTCCCTCtcacttccctatattaaaatatttctctggtTCTAGCTTCTCTGGTTCTAGTTTTTCATTGTTAGCAGATCAGATGGAGaatacaaactccatagtgtgaccAACAAGACTCCATAATCTGAagtaaaggttcctccaagttatgtcatctggaggcatttttcagctagaagtagagagatattatGATACAGGGAAGTTCTAAATCAGTGAAGAGGTCCTTTAATAAACAAGTGAACACACACTGAAGTCGGTTGAGCTCAGAGGAATTCAGCACCGTGCAGTAGTTTGACAGATACAATCAGGCCTGTAAGTACTGTAATTAGCAGTTTTTTTCCAGAGCTTTCAAGCTCATGTCATGATCTTCCACAGTAGATAGGGCTTTAAGTGGAATCGAACGTTTTCATGTGATAACAGCGATCCTGTACGTGTTGTCATGTAACTGCTCTGTCCCGTAAAGATTAGTAGTAGGTAGACGTCACGTTTTGACTTCCCAGTTGAAAATGCTGCGGTGCCAGTTATTTCATATGGTTATTGATGGATTAAAGGCTACGAGCTGCTTCTCTCAGTTTGCAGACTGCATTTTAGTAGAAGGTGTAACAACGGGGTTGAAAGCTACAGATGGATGTACGACACCACCTCTCCAGTGCCTCAGGTTCTCCTCACAGCAGGATCATCGGACTCACTGCCACCGTTCAGCTGCTTGTGATGAGTAGTTTGAGTAGGAACGTTTGTGCTCGTTGGACCTTTATCCAAACTAAATATGTGGCTTTATCCAGGGCAGCATGTTTAAAGAAAgtacttgggggggggggggggggaaggaaaaaaaacaaagtctgtgATCGGTGACTTTTTAATCCATCTTCTGTAATCGTCTTTCAGTTCTCTTTGGACCAAAGGTGAATGTGAATtatcttgtttttcatttgtattattGACAGTATTTCTTGCACTACACACAGTATCAATGTAAGCTGATTTCTtatcatctttaaaaaaaaaaaaaaaaaaaaaaaaaaaaagataattcaTGATGTTATTTT is part of the Channa argus isolate prfri chromosome 20, Channa argus male v1.0, whole genome shotgun sequence genome and encodes:
- the LOC137105667 gene encoding chromobox protein homolog 2-like isoform X1, with protein sequence MEGVTVGQVFDAECILSKRRRKGKFEYLVKWRGWSSKHNSWEPEENILDPRLLAAFHKREQERELLFQKKGKRPRGRPRKILQPVPTATKDSRSSSSSSSGLSSSASSSSSEDEDHNKKAKPSPRVHPVPQKRPQIMLAKPDPPRKKKRGRKPLPPDLRALRQAKSRAPLPPPPRHPQPLRPLRDDLRPGVKKPLQPASFTYTGLSRSSRDEASSTSSFSQTAASKPGSLSCIWTNRSLSTSSLSSGSSSHVKASPSGQSKNSMSDLKCSISESGSSRGNGFKLSPVKPGGGSGSLGLHSSFVGGQTSIQRTPLGQRRQEGVGGQTGLVQHKQQNSGLSKPSSSSSPTPRDRANQALSLRALNLQSVSKPPVSGTLQGNNTGGAVARSSLRSGSSVVVKGGVGGITRTSAGGQRSGLAVGGIAEHGRLREDRGKETLAEGSSGRGNGSGRQEERKHGLSSQNRSLNELSTGDSDDTSSSESEPDASLYPHNSRPSLGNNATESDTETDWRPTRSLLEHVFVTDVTANFITVTVKESPTSVGFFNSRNH
- the LOC137105667 gene encoding chromobox protein homolog 2-like isoform X2 — encoded protein: MEGVTVGQVFDAECILSKRRRKGKFEYLVKWRGWSSKHNSWEPEENILDPRLLAAFHKREQERELLFQKKGKRPRGRPRKILPVPTATKDSRSSSSSSSGLSSSASSSSSEDEDHNKKAKPSPRVHPVPQKRPQIMLAKPDPPRKKKRGRKPLPPDLRALRQAKSRAPLPPPPRHPQPLRPLRDDLRPGVKKPLQPASFTYTGLSRSSRDEASSTSSFSQTAASKPGSLSCIWTNRSLSTSSLSSGSSSHVKASPSGQSKNSMSDLKCSISESGSSRGNGFKLSPVKPGGGSGSLGLHSSFVGGQTSIQRTPLGQRRQEGVGGQTGLVQHKQQNSGLSKPSSSSSPTPRDRANQALSLRALNLQSVSKPPVSGTLQGNNTGGAVARSSLRSGSSVVVKGGVGGITRTSAGGQRSGLAVGGIAEHGRLREDRGKETLAEGSSGRGNGSGRQEERKHGLSSQNRSLNELSTGDSDDTSSSESEPDASLYPHNSRPSLGNNATESDTETDWRPTRSLLEHVFVTDVTANFITVTVKESPTSVGFFNSRNH